In the Haloferula helveola genome, one interval contains:
- a CDS encoding MotA/TolQ/ExbB proton channel family protein: protein MKRILINGAAILLLAGQGFAETSVEDALEQAEKDLQAAMEQLGEVREAIAAEKPELSKEFEEVGLELREKRRLVRIARTSKEDREMAMRELERERQVRKQDAGYVAGLLKDHALKVTTLAGPGEPELAVDAAVIAGEADDPAEAMIARLAVMEASVARLEQMLGGSTAPGEAAGPTGAVASGEFAAAGPLVWFSGDGVAGGVVWEKGGTLPKVVPEDADAVASVVSGNEALLGLDVTGGKARALEEIDGGLADLFRKGGLWIWPIIGLAVLSLIFGLIKLFGFARYREPGEAWVNAIVAALRSGDRGKAAELAAGPSHPAAGVMTKLVERSEGTTDTVEETLYEQLMGVQQKAGAFLPIIAVTAATAPLLGLLGTVSGMIRTFNLITLFGSGDPKPLAGGISEALITTLFGLVVAIPALVLHAFLARRSQGIVQSTERLGLSFVNSLRR from the coding sequence ATGAAGCGGATCCTGATCAACGGAGCCGCCATTCTCCTGCTGGCGGGACAGGGCTTTGCCGAGACGAGCGTGGAAGACGCGCTCGAGCAGGCGGAGAAGGACCTGCAAGCCGCGATGGAGCAGCTCGGCGAGGTGCGCGAGGCGATCGCGGCGGAGAAGCCGGAACTTTCGAAGGAGTTCGAGGAAGTCGGACTGGAGTTGCGCGAGAAGCGTCGGCTGGTGCGGATCGCGCGGACCTCGAAGGAAGATCGCGAGATGGCGATGCGCGAGCTTGAGCGCGAGCGGCAGGTGCGCAAACAGGACGCGGGATACGTCGCGGGCCTGCTCAAGGATCACGCGCTGAAAGTCACGACCTTGGCCGGTCCGGGTGAGCCCGAGCTGGCGGTTGATGCCGCGGTGATCGCGGGCGAGGCCGACGATCCGGCCGAGGCGATGATCGCGCGGCTGGCGGTGATGGAGGCATCGGTCGCACGGCTCGAACAGATGCTCGGTGGCTCGACCGCTCCGGGTGAGGCGGCGGGACCGACGGGTGCGGTGGCATCCGGCGAGTTCGCGGCGGCCGGACCTTTGGTCTGGTTCAGTGGTGACGGCGTCGCCGGAGGCGTGGTTTGGGAGAAAGGCGGCACCTTGCCAAAGGTGGTGCCGGAAGATGCCGATGCCGTGGCATCCGTGGTTTCGGGGAATGAGGCGCTGCTCGGACTGGATGTCACCGGTGGCAAGGCGCGTGCGCTGGAGGAGATCGACGGCGGTCTGGCGGACCTGTTCCGCAAGGGTGGGCTGTGGATCTGGCCGATCATCGGACTGGCGGTGCTTAGTCTGATCTTCGGACTGATCAAGCTTTTCGGATTCGCGCGCTACCGCGAACCGGGCGAGGCGTGGGTCAACGCGATCGTCGCCGCGCTCCGGTCGGGAGATCGTGGCAAGGCGGCCGAGTTGGCGGCCGGGCCTTCGCATCCCGCGGCCGGCGTGATGACCAAGCTGGTCGAGCGGTCGGAAGGTACGACGGATACCGTGGAAGAGACGCTTTACGAGCAGTTGATGGGGGTCCAGCAGAAGGCCGGCGCGTTCCTGCCGATCATCGCGGTCACCGCAGCGACGGCTCCCTTGCTCGGTCTGCTCGGCACCGTGTCGGGCATGATCCGCACCTTCAACCTGATCACCCTGTTCGGTTCGGGCGACCCGAAGCCGCTGGCGGGCGGGATTTCCGAAGCGTTGATCACCACCCTGTTCGGTCTGGTGGTTGCGATTCCGGCGCTGGTGTTGCACGCGTTTCTCGCACGACGCAGCCAGGGGATCGTGCAGTCGACCGAGCGCCTCGGACTCTCATTCGTCAATTCGCTGCGACGCTGA
- a CDS encoding TonB-dependent receptor family protein: protein MMKRQDERNRLGRVIGTGLLATAVTAGAQDALDDIGMLEGLTVVGSSEAVWDLAGSAAYIESEQFRDRGYTDITQILSTVPGVYLRQEDGYGNFPNISMRGADGTRTSKVTVMEDGILTAPAPYSAPAAYYFPKSGRMSAIEVLKGSSQVRYGPQTTGGVLNFLSTPVPGEGGPNFYSRTTAGSDSTFFNHTWYGDTFETDWGRWGYVLEFHGQQSDGYRSYLGGISADSGFRFYEPMVKAFWEFEGNVKQRFEVKFGMTDFESDEGYLGLSEFDARANPDTRYAAGVFDNMDSKQYRSYLRYVLEPCDDVSFQSTLYWNNFMRNWYKLDHVSSTLNPAIDGRGRIASGSGRTSLHNALLDPALLAVLQGSATGSIGVKGNARYYDAYGWQNQGTWRFNTGSVSHELTGGFRAHYDRVFREQYVNVFNANGGSNFTPVSTGTPGDESNRLEEATALAFFIEDSIEIGQLTLRPGIRYEHVDYDVTDFNGAGLRTSDSVGVWGGGLGFNYDWNDCHSTYGGIYRGFALPGPNSYVNGGVEEEESLGYELGWRYRNGGLLVDTAAFFTDFDNLIGVDAGLGNGVNQNAGAAEVWGVESMITYDPLFDRGFGFNLPMYVSATWTSAELKERLLTGGEDDIYAGGQRGADIPYVPEWKLAAGIGYIAACWGVNLDANFTSHTYGTALNSPVPVTSARQGKVDALLTVDLSGYYEINDNWKLVGGLHNLFDERAVVTRLPEGPRTNLPRTWFAGVEATF, encoded by the coding sequence ATGATGAAACGACAGGATGAACGGAACCGGCTGGGCCGGGTGATTGGAACCGGCCTGCTGGCTACGGCGGTGACCGCGGGCGCGCAGGACGCGCTGGACGACATCGGGATGCTGGAAGGCCTGACGGTGGTCGGCAGCAGCGAGGCGGTGTGGGATTTGGCCGGATCGGCCGCCTACATCGAATCCGAGCAATTCCGCGACCGGGGCTACACGGACATCACCCAGATCCTCTCGACCGTGCCGGGCGTGTATCTCCGCCAGGAAGACGGCTACGGCAACTTCCCGAACATCTCGATGCGCGGCGCTGACGGCACCCGGACTTCGAAGGTGACGGTGATGGAGGACGGCATCCTGACCGCGCCGGCTCCCTACTCGGCTCCGGCGGCCTACTATTTCCCGAAGAGCGGGCGGATGTCGGCGATCGAGGTGCTGAAGGGGTCGAGCCAGGTCCGTTACGGTCCGCAGACGACCGGCGGCGTGCTCAATTTCCTGTCGACCCCGGTGCCTGGCGAGGGTGGTCCGAACTTCTACTCGCGGACGACCGCGGGCAGCGACAGCACGTTCTTCAACCACACGTGGTATGGCGACACCTTCGAGACCGACTGGGGTCGCTGGGGCTACGTGCTCGAGTTCCACGGCCAGCAGAGCGACGGCTACCGCAGCTACCTCGGCGGGATCAGTGCCGACAGCGGCTTCCGTTTCTACGAGCCGATGGTGAAGGCGTTCTGGGAATTCGAAGGCAACGTGAAGCAGCGCTTCGAGGTGAAGTTCGGCATGACCGACTTCGAGTCCGACGAGGGCTACCTCGGCCTCAGCGAGTTCGACGCGCGGGCGAACCCGGACACGCGCTACGCGGCCGGCGTTTTCGACAACATGGACAGCAAGCAGTACCGCTCCTACCTGCGCTACGTGCTGGAGCCGTGCGACGACGTCAGCTTCCAGTCGACCCTCTACTGGAACAACTTCATGCGGAACTGGTATAAGCTCGACCATGTGTCCTCGACGCTGAATCCGGCGATCGACGGCCGCGGCCGGATCGCCAGCGGATCGGGCCGGACCAGCCTGCACAATGCGCTGCTCGATCCCGCTCTGCTCGCCGTGCTGCAGGGCAGCGCCACCGGTTCGATCGGCGTGAAGGGCAACGCCCGCTACTACGATGCCTACGGCTGGCAGAACCAGGGAACGTGGCGTTTCAACACCGGATCGGTCTCGCACGAGCTGACCGGCGGTTTCCGCGCCCACTACGACCGCGTGTTCCGCGAGCAGTATGTGAATGTCTTCAACGCCAACGGCGGTTCGAACTTCACGCCGGTGAGCACCGGTACGCCGGGTGACGAGTCCAACCGTCTCGAGGAAGCGACCGCGCTCGCGTTCTTCATCGAGGACAGCATCGAGATCGGCCAGCTGACGCTGCGTCCGGGGATCCGCTACGAGCACGTCGACTACGACGTGACCGACTTCAACGGCGCCGGCCTGCGCACCTCCGACAGCGTCGGCGTGTGGGGTGGCGGCCTCGGCTTCAACTACGACTGGAACGATTGCCACTCGACCTACGGCGGCATCTACCGCGGCTTCGCGCTGCCGGGACCGAACTCGTATGTGAATGGCGGCGTCGAGGAGGAGGAAAGCCTCGGCTACGAACTCGGCTGGCGCTACCGCAACGGCGGCCTGCTGGTCGATACGGCGGCTTTCTTCACCGACTTCGACAACCTGATCGGCGTCGATGCCGGTCTCGGCAACGGCGTCAACCAGAACGCGGGCGCGGCGGAGGTCTGGGGTGTGGAGAGTATGATCACCTATGATCCGCTGTTCGATCGCGGCTTCGGCTTCAACCTGCCGATGTATGTCAGCGCCACGTGGACCAGCGCCGAGCTCAAGGAGCGGCTGCTGACCGGCGGTGAGGACGACATTTACGCCGGCGGCCAGCGCGGCGCGGACATCCCGTACGTCCCCGAGTGGAAGCTCGCGGCGGGCATCGGCTACATCGCCGCCTGCTGGGGTGTGAACCTCGACGCCAACTTCACCAGCCACACCTACGGCACCGCCCTGAACTCGCCGGTTCCGGTGACCAGCGCCCGCCAAGGCAAGGTCGACGCGCTGCTGACGGTCGATCTGAGCGGCTACTACGAGATCAACGACAACTGGAAGCTGGTCGGCGGTCTGCACAACCTCTTCGACGAGCGCGCGGTCGTGACGCGCCTCCCGGAAGGTCCGCGGACCAACCTGCCGCGCACCTGGTTTGCCGGGGTCGAGGCGACCTTCTGA
- a CDS encoding DUF3450 family protein produces MRLIPSMLLALAATLSAQEKAPDAEVAKLRETIAKIVDMKAQASAEKSDWEVRKASMADLLELQRRELELLDEELEKSGQSAEGYDAKKQEAEAEIAKLRDARRAAVEAVSRTRPRVLALVKALPAPLFKEIETETYALEAWASGDEARDGLQAILGILSKAEQFNRRITRAKEVRKGQEVEVLYLGLARAYYTDRNGNAGTGEPAAGGWTWTSRPELAGEVIKALDELDRKRPPELVRLPVQILEVK; encoded by the coding sequence ATGCGACTCATCCCCTCCATGTTGCTGGCCCTCGCGGCGACGCTTTCCGCGCAGGAAAAGGCGCCGGATGCCGAAGTGGCGAAACTGCGCGAGACGATCGCGAAGATCGTCGATATGAAAGCGCAGGCTTCCGCCGAGAAATCGGACTGGGAGGTGCGCAAGGCCTCGATGGCCGACCTGCTCGAGCTGCAGCGTCGCGAACTCGAGCTGCTCGACGAAGAGCTGGAGAAGTCGGGCCAGTCGGCGGAGGGCTACGACGCCAAGAAGCAGGAAGCCGAGGCGGAGATCGCGAAGCTGCGCGACGCGAGGCGGGCGGCGGTCGAGGCCGTGAGCCGGACGCGCCCGCGGGTGCTGGCGTTGGTCAAGGCGCTGCCGGCGCCGTTGTTCAAAGAGATCGAAACGGAAACTTACGCGCTCGAAGCATGGGCATCGGGCGACGAGGCGCGCGACGGCTTGCAGGCGATTCTCGGAATCCTTTCGAAGGCCGAGCAGTTCAACCGGCGGATCACCCGGGCGAAGGAAGTGAGGAAAGGTCAGGAAGTCGAGGTGCTCTACCTCGGTCTGGCGCGGGCCTACTACACGGACCGTAACGGCAATGCCGGCACCGGTGAGCCGGCGGCCGGCGGCTGGACGTGGACATCGCGTCCCGAGCTGGCCGGAGAAGTCATCAAGGCGCTCGACGAGCTCGACCGCAAACGCCCGCCGGAGCTGGTCAGGCTTCCGGTCCAAATCCTCGAGGTGAAATGA
- a CDS encoding DUF6082 family protein, translating to MPAEPSWKEQNLGIPEWIAVVSVVVALISLAIQQHLSRQQSRFEARARQYDRTTALLFKAMDNPDLLDAISGDSGEDQRQRRFRQVWINHTMVMFGQRRLFTSAEWKSTLEDIRDFMNAPEIRTHWERYGCYYAPDFREFIDSTIYPRKGGDSVKEPPPKASEEHQASLT from the coding sequence ATGCCAGCCGAGCCGAGCTGGAAGGAGCAGAACTTGGGAATACCAGAATGGATTGCAGTGGTGTCGGTTGTCGTGGCGTTGATTTCGCTGGCGATCCAGCAACACCTTTCACGGCAGCAGAGCAGGTTCGAGGCGAGAGCCCGGCAGTATGACCGAACGACGGCGCTACTGTTCAAGGCCATGGACAATCCGGATCTTCTCGACGCCATCAGCGGGGACTCCGGTGAAGACCAGAGGCAGAGACGATTTCGACAAGTCTGGATCAATCACACGATGGTCATGTTCGGGCAGCGGCGCCTCTTTACCTCCGCTGAATGGAAGAGCACCCTTGAGGACATCAGGGACTTCATGAATGCCCCTGAAATTAGAACGCATTGGGAGCGCTATGGCTGCTACTATGCTCCGGATTTCCGGGAGTTTATCGATAGCACGATCTATCCACGAAAAGGGGGAGACTCCGTGAAGGAGCCTCCCCCGAAAGCCAGCGAGGAGCATCAGGCTTCGCTGACCTGA
- a CDS encoding tetratricopeptide repeat protein, which yields MLDIGYSAEALPLSSSYWQSDSFVKSFNGSYRIEARIEPVVSTEERGLLVEVQKLMEDGKRESALEKVKDSKLTSESAALQFNLGNLYFEEGKLEEAKKAYEEAIGKYPSFRRAHRNLAMVLVREGELDEGLEHLLEALRLGDSDGTTYGLLGFCRLQKGEWASALQAYRMAQLGQPDSAEWKAGVAQCLQNLDEREEAVALLDEVIRQRPNEASYAGLQASILLDLGENEAAVKALELPRRLGTLDPDSLLLLADLHLRAGRVEDSKAIVAEAFGGETKPSEGRIISLIGSSISAKQWELAEELVEKAKSEEGSPSRAFRLATARLAIESEKAPEEGVAELEKLIAEDPTDGAAMLALADFRFGEKAYDTAALLYERAAAVEETAADAWVGLARVRVEQRNYDAALEAVERALELRPGGELEAYRESLAQLVEAAR from the coding sequence TTGTTGGATATTGGATATTCCGCCGAGGCACTCCCGCTCTCTTCCTCCTACTGGCAAAGCGACTCCTTCGTGAAGTCCTTCAATGGCAGTTACCGGATCGAGGCTCGGATCGAACCGGTGGTTTCGACCGAGGAAAGGGGACTGCTGGTCGAGGTGCAGAAGCTGATGGAGGATGGCAAGCGCGAGTCGGCGCTGGAGAAGGTCAAGGACAGCAAGCTGACGTCCGAGTCGGCCGCGTTGCAGTTCAATCTCGGGAACCTGTACTTCGAGGAAGGGAAACTTGAGGAGGCGAAGAAGGCCTACGAAGAGGCGATCGGGAAGTATCCGTCGTTCCGTCGCGCCCATCGGAATCTGGCGATGGTGCTGGTTCGCGAAGGCGAGCTCGACGAGGGGCTCGAGCATTTGCTCGAAGCTCTGCGGCTCGGAGACTCCGATGGTACGACCTACGGGTTGCTCGGGTTCTGCCGCCTGCAGAAGGGCGAGTGGGCGAGCGCCTTGCAGGCGTATCGGATGGCGCAGCTCGGACAGCCGGACTCGGCCGAGTGGAAGGCGGGCGTGGCGCAGTGCCTGCAGAATCTGGACGAGCGCGAGGAGGCGGTGGCGTTGCTGGATGAGGTGATCCGTCAGCGGCCGAACGAGGCTTCGTATGCCGGTTTGCAGGCGTCGATCCTGCTCGATCTCGGTGAGAACGAGGCGGCGGTGAAAGCGCTCGAACTGCCGCGAAGGCTGGGGACGCTCGATCCTGACAGCTTGCTCTTGCTCGCCGACTTGCATCTGCGAGCCGGACGCGTTGAAGACTCGAAGGCGATCGTCGCCGAGGCCTTCGGTGGGGAAACGAAGCCATCGGAAGGGCGGATCATTTCACTGATCGGATCGTCGATCTCGGCGAAGCAGTGGGAACTGGCCGAAGAGTTGGTCGAGAAGGCGAAGTCCGAGGAAGGCAGTCCGTCACGGGCGTTCCGCTTGGCGACAGCGAGGTTGGCGATCGAGTCGGAGAAGGCGCCCGAGGAAGGCGTCGCGGAGCTGGAGAAGCTGATTGCCGAAGACCCGACCGATGGCGCGGCCATGCTGGCGTTGGCGGATTTCCGTTTCGGGGAGAAGGCGTATGATACGGCGGCGTTGCTCTACGAACGGGCGGCGGCGGTGGAAGAGACGGCCGCGGACGCATGGGTCGGGCTGGCGCGGGTCCGGGTCGAGCAGCGGAACTACGATGCGGCGCTTGAGGCGGTCGAGCGGGCGCTTGAGTTGCGTCCCGGTGGCGAGTTGGAGGCGTATCGGGAAAGCCTCGCGCAGTTGGTTGAGGCGGCGCGCTGA
- the trpC gene encoding indole-3-glycerol phosphate synthase TrpC translates to MSDKLAEIIATKHQEVEALMPRAGHLRAAALQRNDFRGFRAALDRGPDRLGVIAEVKKASPSAGVIDPDFDPIRQARRYLDGGASCLSILTDEPYFQGSLSYLAKIAEFSEAPLLRKDFTVHPIQIHEAVVAGADAVLLIVAALDDELLKSLYQEAKDFQLDVLVEVHDLPEMERALDLGADLIGINNRNLKTFTTDLATTEALADEVPDGTLLVSESGLKSLADCQRVLDAGSNAVLIGETLMRANDPASEIMAMLELHAGVDGAE, encoded by the coding sequence ATGTCCGACAAGCTCGCCGAAATCATCGCCACCAAGCATCAGGAGGTCGAAGCCCTGATGCCCCGCGCCGGCCACCTGCGCGCCGCCGCCCTCCAGCGCAACGATTTCCGGGGATTCCGCGCCGCGCTCGACCGCGGGCCCGACCGGCTCGGGGTGATCGCGGAGGTCAAGAAGGCGTCCCCGTCGGCCGGGGTGATCGACCCGGATTTTGACCCGATCCGGCAGGCCAGGCGCTACCTCGACGGCGGCGCGTCCTGCCTTTCGATCCTGACCGACGAGCCTTACTTCCAGGGTTCGCTGAGCTACCTCGCGAAGATCGCCGAATTTTCGGAAGCTCCCCTGCTCCGCAAGGACTTCACCGTCCATCCCATCCAGATCCACGAGGCTGTCGTCGCCGGCGCCGATGCCGTGCTGCTGATCGTCGCGGCCCTCGATGACGAACTGCTCAAGAGCCTCTATCAGGAGGCCAAGGACTTCCAACTCGACGTGCTCGTCGAAGTCCACGACCTGCCGGAAATGGAACGAGCGCTGGACCTCGGCGCCGACCTGATCGGGATCAACAACCGCAACCTCAAGACCTTCACCACCGACCTCGCGACCACCGAGGCGTTGGCCGACGAGGTGCCCGATGGCACTCTGCTGGTCTCCGAGTCCGGCCTGAAGTCGCTGGCCGATTGCCAGCGCGTGCTCGACGCCGGTTCCAACGCGGTCCTGATCGGCGAGACGCTCATGCGGGCCAACGACCCCGCGTCGGAAATCATGGCCATGCTCGAGCTGCATGCGGGTGTGGACGGTGCGGAGTAA
- a CDS encoding energy transducer TonB — MRFAGIIVGTVMAGLLLALLGLSRLLVPKGMLPELEMREVEVTALPEPPPPPPEEPSPEAPPPPPSLTQISDVPDPTRVPVPKADIPMDLETPVDSFFTDIEPAPLPKPVVRQAPPTPRTPTPTRSTPKPPPAPVAKSYYNVGELDGTPRLLRHGSAAFPSSLARRGVTQGTVVFEIQLSERGSVSIRRTVSATHQELVTAARRVAASARFTAPTRQGRPVKAVMRWPITIRK; from the coding sequence ATGAGATTCGCGGGCATCATCGTCGGAACGGTCATGGCGGGCCTGCTGCTCGCCCTGCTCGGGCTGTCGAGGTTGCTGGTGCCCAAGGGCATGCTTCCGGAGCTTGAGATGCGCGAGGTCGAGGTCACGGCGCTGCCCGAGCCGCCGCCACCGCCACCGGAAGAGCCGTCCCCCGAGGCGCCACCTCCGCCACCGTCGCTGACCCAGATCAGCGACGTGCCGGATCCGACCCGTGTGCCGGTGCCGAAGGCGGACATCCCGATGGATCTCGAAACGCCGGTGGATTCGTTTTTCACCGACATCGAACCCGCGCCGCTGCCGAAGCCGGTGGTGCGCCAGGCTCCGCCGACGCCGCGCACTCCGACGCCGACCCGCTCGACTCCCAAGCCGCCGCCCGCGCCGGTGGCGAAGTCCTACTACAACGTCGGTGAGCTCGACGGCACGCCACGGCTGTTGCGTCACGGCTCAGCGGCCTTCCCTTCCTCGCTTGCGAGGCGCGGGGTCACGCAGGGCACGGTGGTTTTCGAGATCCAGCTTTCCGAGCGAGGCAGTGTCAGTATCCGCCGCACCGTATCCGCGACCCATCAGGAACTGGTCACTGCCGCGCGCCGCGTGGCGGCGTCGGCCCGGTTCACGGCTCCGACAAGGCAGGGCCGGCCGGTGAAGGCGGTGATGCGGTGGCCGATTACCATTCGCAAGTAA
- a CDS encoding MotA/TolQ/ExbB proton channel family protein yields MKNAILKTLNEGGLTLWALLVLAVMIYSLVFAIWWHCRRTRRRVDRREWSERKGVGGELPWNRAAPQRSEVERRFATFELDEMAWVERRLPFLGVLIGAAPLLGLLGTVAGMLVTFGGMASASGSEPLDTISAGISKALVTTQAGLVIAVPAALLFALLRRQAESTHLELQRQLHEELGGGAG; encoded by the coding sequence ATGAAGAACGCGATCCTCAAGACGCTCAACGAAGGCGGGCTTACCCTGTGGGCTTTGCTGGTGTTGGCGGTGATGATCTACAGCCTCGTGTTCGCGATCTGGTGGCACTGCCGGCGCACGAGGCGGCGGGTCGACCGTCGGGAGTGGAGCGAGCGGAAGGGCGTTGGTGGAGAACTCCCATGGAATCGGGCGGCGCCGCAACGCTCGGAAGTCGAGAGACGCTTCGCCACCTTCGAGCTGGATGAAATGGCGTGGGTCGAGCGTCGGCTTCCGTTCCTTGGCGTGCTCATCGGGGCCGCTCCGCTGCTCGGTTTGCTCGGCACCGTGGCGGGCATGCTGGTGACATTCGGGGGCATGGCTTCGGCCTCGGGTTCGGAGCCGCTCGACACGATTTCGGCAGGCATTTCCAAGGCCCTGGTCACCACCCAAGCCGGGCTTGTGATCGCGGTGCCGGCCGCCTTGCTTTTCGCGCTGCTCCGACGGCAGGCGGAGTCGACGCACCTCGAGTTGCAACGGCAGCTCCATGAGGAATTGGGAGGAGGTGCCGGATGA
- a CDS encoding four helix bundle protein produces MEHSTVGREYPISNKECSMISGQTYDLEARLIEYAVRMIRVSEALPDSRSGQHIGKQLLRSGTAPAPNYSEAVSAESRRDFIHKVKLALKELRETLTWLKIIRRADLIQPNEKLDEVIKETDELIAILFTSVQTARKNLQQKGS; encoded by the coding sequence ATGGAACACTCAACAGTCGGCAGGGAATATCCAATATCCAACAAGGAATGTTCAATGATCAGTGGTCAGACATATGACCTCGAAGCCCGATTGATCGAGTATGCCGTTCGCATGATTCGGGTGTCGGAGGCGTTGCCTGATTCTCGTTCGGGGCAGCACATCGGGAAGCAGTTGCTCAGGTCCGGAACGGCTCCCGCACCGAACTACAGCGAGGCCGTGTCCGCTGAATCGAGGCGCGACTTCATTCACAAGGTGAAGCTCGCTCTGAAGGAGTTGAGGGAAACGCTGACGTGGCTGAAGATTATCCGTCGGGCGGATTTGATTCAGCCAAATGAGAAGCTGGACGAGGTGATCAAGGAGACAGACGAATTGATCGCCATTCTCTTCACTTCGGTCCAGACGGCTCGAAAGAATTTACAGCAGAAGGGATCATGA
- a CDS encoding biopolymer transporter ExbD, translated as MRRFRHRSTDASVSTVDISPLIDVVFLLLIFFIVTTVFVKETGVEVSKPRAASAEDLQKRAILIAVTDEGRVWHGGREIGMDGIRAVVAAMMEEDSEVPVVIRADAATSTEDTVAAIDAAKLAGAPSVSLATEK; from the coding sequence ATGAGGAGGTTCCGGCATCGCTCTACGGACGCGAGTGTCAGCACGGTGGATATCTCGCCGCTGATCGACGTCGTTTTCCTGCTGCTCATCTTCTTCATCGTCACCACGGTGTTCGTCAAGGAGACCGGGGTCGAGGTGTCGAAGCCGCGCGCCGCGAGTGCCGAGGATTTGCAGAAGCGCGCGATCCTGATCGCCGTGACTGACGAAGGCCGGGTGTGGCATGGCGGACGCGAGATCGGCATGGACGGTATTCGGGCGGTGGTCGCCGCCATGATGGAGGAGGACTCCGAGGTGCCGGTGGTGATCCGCGCTGACGCCGCGACATCTACGGAAGACACCGTAGCGGCAATCGACGCCGCCAAGCTGGCCGGCGCGCCGTCGGTTTCACTGGCCACGGAAAAATGA
- a CDS encoding tyrosine-type recombinase/integrase has protein sequence MGLEGLLFHHAGNRKYLNASERQRFYNAALGVDDSLRKAFLLTLYYTGARVSEALALEWTNLDADEGVIVIRTLKQRASIRSRAVPVPIELIECIRTTDRQERRIWGFCRTTGWKLVKKCMSAASIEGVKACPKGLRHGFAVACINAKVPVSTIKKWLGHTRLESTTVYLDLIGEDERDLARRLWKNGN, from the coding sequence ATGGGTCTGGAGGGGCTATTGTTTCATCACGCCGGGAACCGCAAATACCTCAACGCGAGCGAGCGGCAGCGCTTCTACAACGCAGCCTTGGGAGTTGACGACTCTCTGCGAAAAGCGTTTCTGCTCACGCTCTACTACACCGGGGCAAGAGTATCAGAAGCTCTTGCCCTAGAATGGACGAACCTCGATGCTGACGAGGGGGTAATAGTTATACGCACCCTGAAGCAAAGAGCTTCGATCCGTAGTCGAGCTGTGCCAGTCCCAATCGAGCTAATCGAGTGTATTAGAACAACGGATCGTCAAGAACGACGTATATGGGGCTTCTGCAGAACCACAGGTTGGAAGCTGGTAAAGAAATGCATGAGTGCAGCCAGCATCGAGGGGGTCAAAGCATGCCCGAAAGGACTCAGGCATGGATTCGCTGTCGCGTGCATTAATGCCAAGGTTCCGGTCTCGACGATCAAGAAGTGGTTGGGGCATACAAGGCTGGAATCAACAACCGTGTATTTGGATTTGATTGGCGAGGACGAACGCGATCTGGCGCGGCGTTTGTGGAAAAATGGGAACTAG